One genomic segment of Gossypium arboreum isolate Shixiya-1 chromosome 3, ASM2569848v2, whole genome shotgun sequence includes these proteins:
- the LOC108474596 gene encoding tyrosine aminotransferase-like isoform X1, with protein MESGAKKWGFQRTQGLEAASTTTVRGYLNLLMGNINQDSCLTVVPLGHGDPSHFPSFRTTPAAEDAIVDALRSAKHNCYATTVGILPARRALADYLNRDLPYKLSPDDVYLTNGCTQGIEVVISILSRPGANILLPRPGFPLYEAWCAYNHLEMRHYDLLPEKGWEVDLDAVETLADENTVAMVIINPGNPCGNVFSYEHLNKIAETARKLGILVIADEAYDNLAFGSTPYVPMRVFGLTVPILTMGSISKRWVVPGWRLGWLVTSDPDGILQKSGVIDSITGFLNISSDPATFIQAAIPQILENTKEDFFSKIISTLRECADICYNRIEEIPSLTCPKKPEGSMFVMVKLNLSMLEDINDDVDFCLKLAKEESVIILPGRAVELKNWLRVTFAIEPSLLQEGLARVEAFCQRHAKKQ; from the exons ATGGAGAGTGGAGCAAAGAAATGGGGTTTCCAAAGGACTCAGGGCCTGGAGGCAGCGTCCACCACCACCGTCCGAGGATATCTCAACCTATTAATGGGCAACATCAACCAAGATAGTTGCCTTACAGTCGTTCCTCTCGGTCATGGCGACCCCTCTCATTTTCCAAGCTTCAGGACTACTCCTGCTGCTGAAGATGCCATCGTTGATGCTCTACGTTCGGCTAAGCATAATTGTTATGCGACCACTGTTGGTATTCTTCCCGCAAGAAG GGCACTTGCAGATTACCTCAACCGTGACCTTCCCTACAAGTTATCGCCCGATGATGTTTATTTAACAAATGGATGTACTCAAGGAATAGAAGTTGTTATATCAATTCTTTCCCGCCCCGGTGCCAATATTTTGCTTCCTAGACCGGGCTTCCCACTCTATGAAGCTTGGTGTGCTTATAACCATCTTGAAATGCGTCATTATGATCTTCTTCCTGAAAAAGGTTGGGAGGTTGATCTTGATGCTGTAGAGACTCTTGCAGATGAGAACACTGTTGCTATGGTTATTATAAATCCAGGCAACCCTTGTGGAAATGTCTTCAGCTATGAACATTTGAACAAG ATTGCAGAGACAGCAAGAAAGCTTGGGATTTTGGTCATTGCTGATGAAGCTTATGACAATCTCGCATTTGGAAGCACTCCATATGTGCCGATGCGAGTGTTTGGATTAACCGTGCCTATTCTCACCATGGGGTCTATATCAAAGAGATGGGTTGTTCCTGGTTGGCGCCTAGGGTGGCTTGTCACAAGTGATCCCGATGGCATTCTTCAAAAATCTGGG GTAATCGATTCGATCACAGGATTCCTCAATATCTCTTCTGATCCCGCTACATTTATCCAG GCAGCGATTCCTCAAATCCTTGAGAATACAAAGGAGGATTTTTTCTCAAAGATTATCAGCACCCTGAGGGAATGTGCTGATATATGCTACAATAGAATTGAAGAGATACCTTCCTTAACTTGTCCAAAGAAACCGGAAGGATCAATGTTTGTAATG GTGAAGCTGAACCTATCAATGTTGGAAGACattaatgatgatgttgatttcTGTCTCAAGTTAGCTAAAGAAGAATCAGTCATTATTCTACCAG GGAGAGCAGTGGAATTGAAGAACTGGCTTCGCGTTACGTTTGCTATCGAGCCTTCTCTTCTCCAAGAAGGATTGGCAAGGGTAGAAGCCTTTTGCCAAAGGCACGCCAAGAAGCAATAA
- the LOC108474596 gene encoding nicotianamine aminotransferase 1-like isoform X2, whose protein sequence is MESGAKKWGFQRTQGLEAASTTTVRGYLNLLMGNINQDSCLTVVPLGHGDPSHFPSFRTTPAAEDAIVDALRSAKHNCYATTVGILPARRALADYLNRDLPYKLSPDDVYLTNGCTQGIEVVISILSRPGANILLPRPGFPLYEAWCAYNHLEMRHYDLLPEKGWEVDLDAVETLADENTVAMVIINPGNPCGNVFSYEHLNKIAETARKLGILVIADEAYDNLAFGSTPYVPMRVFGLTVPILTMGSISKRWVVPGWRLGWLVTSDPDGILQKSGVIDSITGFLNISSDPATFIQAAIPQILENTKEDFFSKIISTLRECADICYNRIEEIPSLTCPKKPEGSMFVMVKLNLSMLEDINDDVDFCLKLAKEESVIILPGYVRVTRE, encoded by the exons ATGGAGAGTGGAGCAAAGAAATGGGGTTTCCAAAGGACTCAGGGCCTGGAGGCAGCGTCCACCACCACCGTCCGAGGATATCTCAACCTATTAATGGGCAACATCAACCAAGATAGTTGCCTTACAGTCGTTCCTCTCGGTCATGGCGACCCCTCTCATTTTCCAAGCTTCAGGACTACTCCTGCTGCTGAAGATGCCATCGTTGATGCTCTACGTTCGGCTAAGCATAATTGTTATGCGACCACTGTTGGTATTCTTCCCGCAAGAAG GGCACTTGCAGATTACCTCAACCGTGACCTTCCCTACAAGTTATCGCCCGATGATGTTTATTTAACAAATGGATGTACTCAAGGAATAGAAGTTGTTATATCAATTCTTTCCCGCCCCGGTGCCAATATTTTGCTTCCTAGACCGGGCTTCCCACTCTATGAAGCTTGGTGTGCTTATAACCATCTTGAAATGCGTCATTATGATCTTCTTCCTGAAAAAGGTTGGGAGGTTGATCTTGATGCTGTAGAGACTCTTGCAGATGAGAACACTGTTGCTATGGTTATTATAAATCCAGGCAACCCTTGTGGAAATGTCTTCAGCTATGAACATTTGAACAAG ATTGCAGAGACAGCAAGAAAGCTTGGGATTTTGGTCATTGCTGATGAAGCTTATGACAATCTCGCATTTGGAAGCACTCCATATGTGCCGATGCGAGTGTTTGGATTAACCGTGCCTATTCTCACCATGGGGTCTATATCAAAGAGATGGGTTGTTCCTGGTTGGCGCCTAGGGTGGCTTGTCACAAGTGATCCCGATGGCATTCTTCAAAAATCTGGG GTAATCGATTCGATCACAGGATTCCTCAATATCTCTTCTGATCCCGCTACATTTATCCAG GCAGCGATTCCTCAAATCCTTGAGAATACAAAGGAGGATTTTTTCTCAAAGATTATCAGCACCCTGAGGGAATGTGCTGATATATGCTACAATAGAATTGAAGAGATACCTTCCTTAACTTGTCCAAAGAAACCGGAAGGATCAATGTTTGTAATG GTGAAGCTGAACCTATCAATGTTGGAAGACattaatgatgatgttgatttcTGTCTCAAGTTAGCTAAAGAAGAATCAGTCATTATTCTACCAG GTTATGTGAGAGTGACAAGAGAGTGA